Proteins from a genomic interval of Aquabacterium sp. J223:
- a CDS encoding MoxR family ATPase has protein sequence MSLTSLTPLPAGVAASPVHRRQDGVDAGLDAGTGAGADKGLPALLDRLLDQVSTIIVGKRPQIVDCVACLLAGGHLLIEDVPGVGKTTLAQALATSLGLHFSRVQFTADLMPSDLVGVSVWERSKEAFAFHPGPVFAQVLLADEINRAGPKTQSALLEAMEEHQVTVENRTRPLPKPFFVIATQNPSDQLGTYPLPESQLDRFLMCITLGYPDRLSERALLAGDDRRRIIENLVPVMTPEQLLAAQQAVLRVHAGEPLLDYLQALIAATRSGQWFEEGLSPRAGIALLRAAKARALLDRRDYVAPDDVQAVLPQTIAHRLVPASGAGRGRREQVRAMMDAVPLP, from the coding sequence ATGAGCCTGACGAGCCTCACCCCCTTGCCGGCCGGCGTGGCCGCTTCACCCGTGCACCGCCGCCAGGACGGTGTCGACGCAGGCCTGGATGCCGGAACCGGTGCCGGTGCCGACAAGGGCCTGCCGGCCCTGCTCGACCGACTGCTGGATCAGGTTAGCACGATCATCGTGGGCAAGCGCCCGCAGATCGTCGACTGCGTGGCCTGCCTGCTGGCCGGCGGCCACCTGCTGATCGAGGACGTGCCAGGCGTCGGCAAGACCACCCTGGCGCAGGCGCTGGCCACCTCGCTGGGGCTGCACTTCTCGCGGGTGCAGTTCACCGCCGACCTGATGCCGTCCGACCTGGTCGGCGTCAGCGTCTGGGAACGCAGCAAGGAGGCCTTCGCCTTCCACCCCGGGCCGGTGTTCGCCCAGGTGCTGCTGGCCGACGAGATCAACCGCGCCGGCCCGAAGACGCAGAGCGCGCTGCTCGAGGCGATGGAGGAGCACCAGGTCACGGTGGAGAACCGGACCCGGCCGCTGCCGAAACCCTTCTTCGTCATCGCGACGCAGAACCCGAGCGACCAGCTCGGCACCTACCCGTTGCCCGAGTCGCAGCTCGACCGCTTCCTGATGTGCATCACGCTGGGCTACCCGGACCGGCTGTCCGAGCGCGCCCTGCTGGCCGGCGACGACCGCCGCCGCATCATCGAGAACCTGGTGCCGGTGATGACGCCGGAGCAGCTGCTCGCCGCCCAGCAGGCGGTGCTGCGGGTGCACGCCGGCGAGCCGCTGCTGGACTACCTGCAGGCGCTGATCGCGGCCACCCGCTCGGGCCAGTGGTTCGAGGAAGGCCTGAGCCCGCGCGCCGGCATCGCCCTGCTGCGCGCGGCCAAGGCCCGCGCCCTGCTCGACCGCCGCGACTACGTCGCACCCGACGACGTGCAGGCGGTGCTGCCGCAGACCATCGCCCACCGGCTGGTGCCCGCCAGCGGCGCCGGCCGCGGCCGGCGCGAGCAGGTGCGCGCCATGATGGACGCGGTGCCGCTGCCATAG
- a CDS encoding histone deacetylase family protein: MPTAFYSHPACKAHDMGRGHPECPARLDAIADHLRATGLDDALVFEQAGPATLAQMARAHEQRYLLQLQDVLSHLAEEGGHHAFDPDTSACPATWDAVRHAAGAAVAATDAVIDGRADNAFCAVRPPGHHATRDETMGFCFVNNVAVAARHALDERGLSRVAIVDFDVHHGNGTEDIVAGDERILMVNLFQQALYPFSGERPRAGNIVSIPVPAYTRGPEVRELVQATWLPRLHAFRPQMVFVSAGFDAHRDDDLGQLGLVEADYQWLTQAIKEVADRHAGGRIVSCLEGGYAMGALARSVAAHLKVLSS, encoded by the coding sequence ATGCCCACCGCCTTCTATTCCCATCCTGCGTGCAAGGCGCACGACATGGGCCGCGGCCACCCGGAATGCCCGGCCCGCCTGGACGCCATCGCCGACCACCTGCGCGCCACCGGCCTGGACGACGCGCTGGTCTTCGAGCAGGCCGGTCCGGCCACGCTGGCGCAGATGGCCCGCGCGCACGAGCAGCGCTACCTGCTGCAGCTGCAGGACGTGCTGAGCCACCTGGCCGAAGAGGGCGGCCACCATGCCTTCGACCCCGACACCAGCGCCTGCCCGGCCACCTGGGATGCGGTGCGGCACGCCGCCGGCGCGGCGGTGGCCGCCACCGACGCGGTGATCGACGGCCGTGCCGACAACGCCTTCTGCGCGGTGCGGCCGCCCGGCCACCACGCCACCCGCGACGAGACGATGGGCTTCTGCTTCGTCAACAACGTGGCGGTGGCCGCGCGCCATGCGCTCGACGAGCGCGGCCTGTCGCGGGTGGCCATCGTCGACTTCGACGTGCACCACGGCAACGGCACCGAGGACATCGTCGCCGGCGACGAGCGCATCCTCATGGTCAACCTCTTCCAGCAGGCGCTCTACCCCTTCAGCGGCGAGCGGCCGCGCGCCGGCAACATCGTCAGCATCCCGGTGCCGGCCTACACCCGCGGCCCCGAGGTGCGCGAGCTGGTGCAGGCCACCTGGCTGCCGCGGCTGCACGCCTTCCGGCCGCAGATGGTGTTCGTCAGCGCCGGCTTCGACGCCCACCGCGACGACGACCTCGGCCAGCTCGGCCTGGTCGAGGCCGACTACCAGTGGCTGACACAAGCCATCAAGGAGGTGGCCGACCGCCACGCCGGCGGCCGCATCGTCTCCTGCCTCGAGGGCGGTTATGCGATGGGGGCGCTGGCGCGCAGCGTCGCCGCGCACCTGAAGGTGCTGAGTTCCTGA
- a CDS encoding RelA/SpoT domain-containing protein: MSKSQVDRLGERLKQGTLSEDDLRLLDDYRRTASTAYDSVSERLRHFGFQVTGRPAKATQSIRAKLRREHCRLTQIQDIAGCRIVVGDARDQEMAAARIEQIFPGCRKHDRRVAPSFGYRAIHFVTADQPLPVEIQLRTALQHQWAEFSEKLSDRYGLEVKYGGGSESLKERLMGASILVAQIEAVELYGDRSLVEQLRAMRNDLLNGLRTAAAELDKEQ; the protein is encoded by the coding sequence TTGAGCAAGTCGCAGGTGGATCGCCTGGGAGAGCGCCTCAAGCAAGGTACTCTGTCCGAAGACGACCTGCGCTTGCTCGACGACTATCGTAGGACAGCATCGACCGCTTATGACAGCGTGAGTGAGCGCCTGCGACACTTCGGCTTCCAAGTCACCGGCCGGCCCGCCAAAGCCACCCAATCCATTCGTGCCAAGCTGCGTCGTGAACACTGTCGCCTGACCCAGATTCAGGACATCGCCGGGTGCCGCATCGTCGTTGGGGACGCGAGGGACCAGGAAATGGCCGCGGCCCGGATCGAACAGATATTTCCAGGTTGTCGGAAGCACGACAGGCGAGTCGCCCCCAGCTTTGGCTACAGAGCCATTCACTTCGTCACCGCGGATCAACCACTTCCTGTTGAGATCCAACTTCGGACGGCGCTGCAGCATCAATGGGCCGAGTTCTCCGAGAAGCTTTCAGATCGCTATGGGCTAGAGGTGAAGTACGGCGGCGGCAGCGAATCGCTCAAAGAGCGATTGATGGGAGCCAGCATCCTGGTCGCTCAGATTGAGGCCGTCGAGCTGTATGGCGATCGATCGCTGGTGGAGCAACTGCGGGCCATGCGAAACGATCTGTTGAACGGCCTGCGTACGGCGGCGGCAGAACTGGACAAGGAGCAGTAG
- a CDS encoding DUF3488 and transglutaminase-like domain-containing protein has product MRLRLRRLPRDTRDTLFLLGVITWTILPHLAHLPLWCAALSAVVLLWRGRLALAQAPLPSRWAVIAVLTVAAGLTLITEQTLLGKEAGVTMLVLLMVLKTLELRARRDALVVFFLGFFLVLTHFLYSQSLAVAAAMLVSVWALLTALVLAHMPVGRPALKDAAALAAKAALLGLPLMVALFLLFPRIGPLWGLPQDALGKTGLSGSLKLGGVAQLATDDTPAFRIRFEGPPPPPQSLYFRGPVLTDFDGDEWRASPLLRHSWQPPRLQPFGPARRYELMLEPSRLAMLPLLEATVAVEPEGLAQAGLRAVLRHDLQWLTDRPVNDRLRLQASAHPRWRLDEPGDALSLRRHVELPPGHNPRMLAWALALRRQPAFANADADTLAAHLLDLIRNGGYTYTLAPGVYEENAVDAFWFDRKLGFCEHYAVAFVVALRALDVPARIVTGYQGTDPTPVDGWWVVRQSHAHAWAEYWQPGRGWTRADPTAAVAPERVVRSQALQPAPGLVAGALGQVSPELLARLRRQWERMNQGWNQWVLNYSRSSQFALLERLGVSAPDWTDLSRVLIGLLSAASAAAAGWALWDRHRQDPWQRLLARVRRALARRGLQPLPSDGPRRLAERLEAAHGPEAAGPAARALRELDALRYGRDGRRRPPAGWFSSFRRRLPSA; this is encoded by the coding sequence TTGCGGCTGCGCCTGCGTCGCCTGCCGCGCGACACCCGCGACACGCTGTTCCTGCTCGGCGTCATCACCTGGACCATCCTGCCGCACCTGGCGCACCTGCCGCTGTGGTGCGCGGCGCTGTCGGCGGTGGTGCTGCTGTGGCGCGGCCGGCTGGCGCTGGCGCAGGCGCCGCTGCCCAGCCGCTGGGCCGTGATCGCGGTGCTGACGGTGGCCGCCGGCCTGACGCTGATCACCGAGCAGACGCTGCTCGGCAAGGAAGCCGGCGTGACCATGCTGGTGCTGCTGATGGTGCTGAAGACGCTGGAGCTGCGCGCCCGGCGCGACGCGCTGGTGGTGTTCTTCCTCGGCTTCTTCCTGGTGCTGACGCACTTCCTCTACTCGCAGAGCCTGGCCGTCGCGGCGGCGATGCTGGTGTCGGTGTGGGCGCTGCTGACCGCGCTGGTGCTGGCGCACATGCCGGTCGGCCGGCCGGCGCTGAAGGACGCGGCGGCGCTGGCCGCCAAGGCCGCGCTGCTCGGCCTGCCGCTGATGGTGGCGCTGTTCCTGCTCTTCCCGCGCATCGGCCCGCTGTGGGGCCTGCCGCAGGACGCGCTGGGCAAGACCGGCCTGTCGGGCAGCCTCAAGCTGGGCGGCGTGGCGCAGCTGGCCACCGACGACACGCCGGCCTTCCGCATCCGCTTCGAGGGCCCGCCGCCGCCGCCGCAGTCGCTGTACTTCCGCGGCCCGGTGCTGACCGATTTCGACGGCGACGAATGGCGGGCCTCGCCGCTGCTGCGGCACAGCTGGCAGCCGCCGCGGCTGCAGCCGTTCGGCCCGGCCCGGCGCTACGAGCTGATGCTGGAGCCGTCGCGCCTGGCCATGCTGCCGCTGCTGGAGGCGACGGTGGCGGTCGAGCCCGAGGGGCTGGCGCAGGCCGGGCTGCGCGCGGTGCTGCGCCACGACCTGCAGTGGCTGACGGACCGCCCGGTCAACGACCGGCTCCGCCTGCAGGCCAGCGCGCACCCCCGCTGGCGGCTGGACGAACCGGGGGACGCCCTCTCGCTGCGCCGCCACGTCGAGCTGCCGCCCGGCCACAACCCGCGCATGCTGGCCTGGGCGCTGGCGCTGCGCCGCCAGCCGGCCTTCGCCAACGCCGACGCCGACACCCTGGCCGCGCACCTGCTCGACCTAATCCGCAACGGCGGCTACACCTACACCCTGGCGCCCGGCGTGTACGAGGAGAACGCGGTCGACGCCTTCTGGTTCGACCGCAAGCTGGGCTTCTGCGAGCACTACGCCGTCGCCTTCGTGGTGGCCCTGCGGGCGCTCGACGTCCCGGCGCGCATCGTCACGGGCTACCAGGGCACCGATCCGACGCCGGTCGACGGCTGGTGGGTGGTGCGCCAGAGCCACGCCCACGCCTGGGCCGAGTACTGGCAGCCGGGCCGCGGCTGGACCCGCGCCGACCCGACCGCCGCCGTGGCGCCCGAACGGGTGGTGCGCAGCCAGGCCCTGCAGCCGGCGCCCGGGCTGGTGGCCGGCGCGCTGGGCCAGGTCAGCCCCGAGCTGCTGGCCCGGCTGCGCCGCCAGTGGGAGCGCATGAACCAGGGCTGGAACCAGTGGGTGCTGAACTACTCCCGGTCCAGCCAGTTCGCGCTGCTCGAACGCCTGGGCGTGTCGGCCCCCGACTGGACCGACCTGAGCCGCGTCCTCATCGGCCTGCTCAGCGCCGCCAGCGCGGCCGCCGCCGGCTGGGCGCTGTGGGACCGCCACCGCCAGGACCCCTGGCAGCGCCTGCTGGCCCGGGTGCGCAGGGCGCTGGCACGCCGCGGGCTGCAGCCGCTGCCCAGCGACGGCCCGCGCCGCCTGGCCGAGCGGCTGGAAGCGGCGCACGGGCCCGAGGCGGCCGGGCCGGCCGCGCGCGCCCTGCGCGAACTCGACGCGCTGCGCTACGGCCGCGACGGCCGTCGCCGCCCGCCGGCGGGCTGGTTCAGTTCGTTCCGCCGGCGGTTGCCGTCGGCCTGA
- a CDS encoding patatin-like phospholipase family protein yields MTQRIALALSGGNALGAYAAGACEALQDAGLWPHLVSGASIGAVVATLLAGNPPERRVPQLRRFWEAAAQHSLLPPATTGPARDAVNKWHAAQAFFWGRPALFTPRPSGFLSLLPGTPPDIGLFDGRPLLNTLAELVDYELVNRGDLPLLIGCVDLETGEAVTFDSRRQRIEPEHVLASTAFIPGFPPVEVGGRLLGDPGMLCNLPLDPLLAEHERDQLLVAVDLFDARGERPHSMDTALERTQDIAFASQSLRTLEAFRREQRLRHRLAERGDQDTVAATTEVVLVAYRPPRHELGGKALEFSAASVQQRWVAGRDDLAAALKARAEGRVALREPGYVLVDGRWPHAREHGRPEPVSGAGDLRPTATAGGTN; encoded by the coding sequence ATGACCCAGCGGATCGCGCTCGCCCTGTCCGGGGGCAACGCCCTCGGCGCCTACGCCGCCGGCGCCTGCGAAGCGCTGCAGGACGCCGGCCTGTGGCCGCACCTGGTCAGCGGCGCCTCCATCGGCGCGGTGGTGGCCACCTTGCTGGCCGGCAACCCGCCCGAGCGCCGGGTGCCGCAGCTGCGGCGCTTCTGGGAGGCCGCAGCCCAGCACAGCCTGCTGCCGCCGGCCACCACCGGGCCGGCGCGCGACGCGGTGAACAAGTGGCACGCCGCGCAGGCCTTCTTCTGGGGCCGGCCGGCGCTGTTCACGCCGCGGCCCAGCGGCTTCCTGTCGCTGCTGCCGGGCACGCCGCCTGACATCGGGCTGTTCGACGGCCGGCCGCTGCTCAACACGCTGGCCGAACTGGTCGACTACGAACTCGTCAACCGGGGCGACCTGCCGCTGCTCATCGGCTGCGTCGACCTGGAGACCGGCGAGGCCGTGACCTTCGACAGCCGGCGCCAGCGCATCGAGCCCGAGCACGTGCTGGCCAGCACCGCCTTCATCCCCGGCTTCCCGCCGGTCGAGGTGGGCGGTCGGCTGCTGGGCGACCCCGGCATGCTGTGCAACCTGCCGCTGGACCCGCTGCTGGCCGAGCACGAGCGCGACCAGCTGCTGGTCGCGGTCGACCTGTTCGACGCCCGCGGCGAGCGGCCGCACTCGATGGACACCGCGCTGGAGCGCACGCAGGACATCGCCTTCGCCTCGCAGTCGCTGCGCACGCTGGAGGCGTTCCGCCGCGAGCAGCGGCTGCGCCACCGGCTGGCCGAGCGGGGCGACCAGGACACCGTGGCCGCGACCACCGAGGTGGTGCTGGTCGCCTACCGGCCGCCGCGCCACGAACTGGGCGGCAAGGCGCTGGAGTTCTCCGCCGCCTCGGTGCAGCAGCGCTGGGTGGCCGGGCGCGACGACCTCGCCGCCGCGCTGAAGGCGCGTGCCGAGGGCCGGGTGGCCTTGCGCGAACCCGGTTACGTGCTGGTCGACGGGCGCTGGCCGCATGCGCGGGAGCACGGCCGGCCGGAGCCGGTGTCCGGCGCGGGCGACCTCAGGCCGACGGCAACCGCCGGCGGAACGAACTGA
- a CDS encoding DUF2242 domain-containing protein: MSSSADVLVAVALCLTLAGCAGFGRSPLGGTLESFDATDRFSRRVSAPPAQACEAARLALLSQGYQVSVLKADELRGRKNFQPQADRHAQVEVHVVCALAAGGADQGEVFVNAVQDRYELKKSSNAASIGVPAIASLSLPFSLGNDAMVKTASETIIAERFYDRFFEVLERYLGSATRLPSEEMAGTSAIPR; encoded by the coding sequence GTGTCCAGCAGCGCTGACGTGCTGGTCGCCGTCGCGCTGTGCCTGACGCTGGCGGGCTGCGCCGGGTTCGGTCGCTCGCCGCTGGGCGGCACGCTCGAATCCTTCGACGCCACCGACCGCTTTTCGCGGCGTGTCAGCGCGCCACCGGCGCAGGCCTGCGAGGCCGCGCGGCTGGCGCTGCTCAGCCAGGGCTACCAGGTCAGCGTGTTGAAGGCCGACGAGCTGCGCGGCCGCAAGAACTTCCAGCCGCAGGCTGACCGCCATGCGCAGGTGGAGGTGCACGTGGTCTGCGCCCTGGCCGCCGGCGGCGCCGACCAGGGCGAGGTCTTCGTCAACGCGGTGCAGGACCGCTACGAGCTGAAGAAGAGCAGCAACGCCGCCAGCATCGGCGTGCCGGCCATCGCCTCGCTGTCGCTGCCCTTCTCGCTGGGCAACGACGCCATGGTCAAGACGGCCAGCGAGACCATCATCGCCGAGCGCTTCTACGACCGCTTCTTCGAGGTGCTGGAACGCTACCTCGGCTCGGCCACCCGGCTGCCGAGCGAGGAGATGGCCGGCACGTCGGCGATCCCGCGCTGA
- a CDS encoding DUF58 domain-containing protein, protein MAYSRLRRWWHDRLPATDALTLTQGNIYILPSKAGVTFALTLALMLVASINYQLSLGYALTFLLAGAGLTSMILTHRVLRGLSLRLRPPQAVFAGAPAMLEIAVQSAGRRGHGLGFALLEPEVGRHQRIWVRLEVPPAGEARVQLAWTPPHRGVHRLPLLIAETRYPFGLFRAWTLWRTQSPLLAYPAPEQPPVPLPRAQASGPDAPAGRREGGGDLEGVRAYQRGDALRRIVWKKAARSGELVSRDTATPARQQLWLDFEQLRLNDPEGRLSRLAAWVLQAEARGLQHGLRLPGREIAPGQGEVHCRQALEALALWS, encoded by the coding sequence ATGGCCTATTCGCGGCTGCGCCGCTGGTGGCACGACCGCCTGCCCGCCACCGACGCCCTCACCCTGACCCAGGGCAACATCTACATCCTGCCGAGCAAGGCCGGCGTCACCTTCGCGCTGACGCTGGCGCTGATGCTGGTGGCATCGATCAACTACCAGCTCAGCCTCGGCTACGCGCTGACCTTCCTGCTCGCCGGGGCGGGGTTGACGTCGATGATCCTGACGCACCGGGTGCTGCGTGGCCTGTCGCTGCGCCTGAGGCCGCCGCAGGCGGTGTTCGCCGGCGCGCCGGCCATGCTGGAGATCGCGGTGCAGAGCGCCGGCCGCCGCGGCCATGGACTGGGCTTCGCCTTGCTGGAGCCCGAGGTTGGCCGCCACCAGCGCATCTGGGTGCGGCTGGAGGTGCCGCCCGCCGGCGAGGCCCGGGTGCAGCTGGCCTGGACCCCGCCCCATCGCGGCGTGCACCGGCTGCCGCTGCTGATCGCCGAGACGCGCTACCCCTTCGGCCTGTTCCGCGCCTGGACGCTGTGGCGCACGCAATCGCCGCTGCTGGCCTACCCGGCGCCGGAACAGCCGCCGGTGCCGCTGCCGCGGGCGCAGGCCAGCGGGCCCGACGCGCCGGCCGGCCGCCGCGAGGGCGGTGGCGACCTCGAAGGCGTGCGCGCCTACCAGCGCGGCGACGCGCTGCGCCGCATCGTGTGGAAGAAGGCCGCGCGTTCGGGCGAGCTGGTCAGCCGCGACACCGCCACCCCGGCGCGCCAGCAGCTGTGGCTGGACTTCGAACAGCTGCGCCTGAACGACCCCGAAGGCCGGCTGTCGCGCCTGGCCGCCTGGGTGCTGCAGGCCGAAGCGCGCGGGCTGCAGCACGGCCTGCGCCTGCCCGGCCGCGAGATCGCCCCCGGCCAGGGCGAGGTCCACTGCCGTCAGGCGCTGGAGGCGCTGGCGCTGTGGTCATGA
- a CDS encoding IclR family transcriptional regulator, whose product MTQADSEDEAPVEGRRSRGIQSIEVGGRLLLALVHLGRPVALKDLAREAGMSAAKAHPYLVSFGALGLIEQDPASGRYGLGPLALQMGLISLHQADPIRLAAAELPALAQRIGQTVGIAIWGNRGPTFVRLEEGPTAVHVNMRHGTVVSVLGTASGRVFAAFMDDERRAQCLRAENPGPRALARFEKELATVRAQRFAGVVDGTVPGVTAIAAPVFDGFGALVLALTAIGPGAMLDASPDGPAARVLREAASALSRRLGAVPQG is encoded by the coding sequence ATGACCCAGGCAGACAGCGAGGACGAGGCGCCGGTGGAGGGGCGCCGCTCCCGAGGCATCCAGAGCATCGAGGTGGGCGGGCGGCTGCTGCTGGCGCTGGTGCACCTCGGCCGGCCGGTGGCGCTGAAGGACCTGGCGCGCGAGGCCGGCATGTCGGCGGCCAAGGCGCACCCGTACCTCGTCAGCTTCGGCGCGCTGGGGCTGATCGAGCAGGACCCGGCCAGCGGCCGCTACGGGCTCGGGCCGCTGGCGCTGCAGATGGGCCTGATCAGCCTGCACCAGGCCGATCCCATCCGCCTCGCCGCGGCCGAACTGCCGGCGCTGGCGCAGCGCATCGGCCAGACGGTGGGCATCGCCATCTGGGGCAACCGCGGGCCGACCTTCGTGCGGCTGGAGGAGGGGCCGACCGCGGTGCACGTGAACATGCGCCACGGCACGGTGGTGTCGGTGCTGGGCACCGCCTCCGGCCGGGTGTTCGCCGCCTTCATGGACGACGAGCGCCGCGCGCAGTGCCTGCGCGCCGAGAACCCCGGGCCGCGGGCGCTGGCCCGCTTCGAGAAGGAGCTGGCGACGGTGCGCGCCCAGCGCTTCGCCGGCGTGGTCGACGGCACGGTGCCCGGCGTCACCGCCATCGCCGCGCCGGTGTTCGACGGCTTCGGCGCGCTGGTGCTGGCGCTGACCGCCATCGGCCCGGGCGCGATGCTGGACGCGTCGCCGGACGGCCCGGCCGCCCGCGTCCTGCGCGAGGCCGCCAGCGCGCTGTCGCGGCGGCTGGGCGCGGTGCCGCAGGGCTGA
- a CDS encoding MBL fold metallo-hydrolase, which yields MSKSFASQADLQEKQVSFTRLSDNAYAYTAEGDPNTGVIVGDDAVMVVDTQATPAMAQDVIRRIREVTDKPIRYVVLSHYHAVRVLGAAAYQPQHIVASRDTYDLIVERGEQDKASEIGRFPRLFRNVESVPPGLTWPTITFEGRLSIWLGKLEVQLLQLGRGHTKGDTVAWLPEQKILFSGDLVEFDATPYAGDAYFKDWPATLDRLAALKPQALVPGRGAALTTPDAVAQGLAGTRAFIADVRDAVEAGVKAGKDLNAVYKEVYAKLKPTYGHWVIFDHCMPFDVTRCYDEVTQFADPRIWTAERDRVMWETLEG from the coding sequence ATGAGCAAAAGCTTCGCCTCGCAGGCGGACCTGCAGGAAAAGCAGGTGAGCTTCACCAGGCTCTCCGACAACGCCTACGCCTACACCGCCGAGGGCGATCCCAACACCGGGGTCATCGTCGGCGACGACGCGGTGATGGTGGTCGACACCCAGGCCACGCCGGCGATGGCGCAGGACGTCATCCGCCGCATCCGCGAGGTGACCGACAAGCCCATCCGCTACGTCGTGCTGAGCCACTACCACGCGGTGCGGGTGCTCGGCGCCGCCGCCTACCAGCCGCAGCACATCGTCGCCAGCCGCGACACCTACGACCTCATCGTCGAGCGCGGCGAGCAGGACAAGGCCAGCGAGATCGGCCGCTTCCCGCGGCTGTTCCGCAACGTCGAGTCGGTGCCGCCGGGCCTGACCTGGCCGACCATCACCTTCGAAGGCCGCCTGTCGATCTGGCTCGGCAAGCTGGAGGTGCAGCTGCTGCAGCTGGGCCGCGGCCACACCAAGGGCGACACGGTGGCCTGGCTGCCCGAGCAGAAGATCCTGTTCTCCGGCGACCTGGTGGAGTTCGACGCCACGCCCTACGCCGGCGACGCCTACTTCAAGGACTGGCCGGCGACGCTGGACCGGCTGGCCGCGCTGAAGCCGCAGGCGCTGGTGCCCGGCCGCGGCGCCGCCCTGACCACACCCGACGCGGTGGCCCAGGGCCTGGCCGGCACCCGCGCCTTCATCGCCGACGTGCGTGACGCGGTGGAGGCCGGCGTGAAGGCCGGCAAGGACCTGAACGCCGTCTACAAGGAGGTCTACGCCAAGCTCAAGCCCACCTACGGCCACTGGGTCATCTTCGACCACTGCATGCCCTTCGACGTCACCCGCTGCTACGACGAGGTGACGCAGTTCGCCGACCCGCGCATCTGGACCGCCGAGCGCGACCGGGTGATGTGGGAAACGCTCGAGGGCTGA
- a CDS encoding FAD-dependent oxidoreductase, protein MPREARAQALDYQRLTFEHERSPDQDAAAPVRHPVVVVGAGPVGLALAIDLAQREVPVVLLDNDHTLSTGSRAICFAKRTLEVCDRLGVGQRMVDKGVSWSRGRVFFRDQEVYPFDLLPETGHQRPAFINLQQYYVEGYLAERAAALPGIDVRWKHKVVGVDNRADGVLLTVQTPDGEYRLQADHVAACDGSRSAVRQLLGLESQGRVFRDRFLIADVKMAFDHPAERWFWFDPPFHPGQSVLLHKQPDNVWRIDFQLGWDADPEVEKRPENIIPRVKALLGDKVEFELEWASVYTFACQRMARFRHRRVLFAGDSAHGVSPFGARGANSGVQDAENLAWKLAAVLRGEAGDALLDSYAHEREFAADENIRNSSRSTDFITPKSEVSRLFRDAVLQLARQHGFARRLVNSGRLSVPCTLSASALTTPDRDAFDAPVVPGAAALDAPVRRGDGSAGWLLRELGPDFTVLVYDGDDALTAELRRAADGLTRSTVLRIGSAPGADLHDEQGLVAQRYGLAGGGVVLLRPDHHVCARWRRPHGDDLRAALKRALARA, encoded by the coding sequence CTGCCGCGCGAGGCACGCGCGCAGGCGCTCGACTACCAGCGCCTGACCTTCGAGCACGAGCGCAGCCCGGACCAGGACGCCGCCGCACCGGTGCGCCACCCGGTGGTGGTGGTCGGCGCCGGACCGGTGGGCCTGGCCCTGGCCATCGACCTGGCCCAGCGCGAGGTGCCGGTGGTGCTGCTGGACAACGACCACACGCTGTCCACCGGCTCGCGCGCCATCTGCTTCGCCAAGCGCACGCTGGAGGTCTGCGACCGCCTCGGCGTCGGCCAGCGCATGGTGGACAAGGGCGTGTCCTGGAGCCGCGGCCGGGTGTTCTTCCGCGACCAGGAGGTCTACCCCTTCGACCTGCTGCCGGAAACCGGCCACCAGCGGCCGGCCTTCATCAACCTGCAGCAGTACTACGTGGAGGGCTACCTGGCCGAGCGGGCGGCCGCGTTGCCCGGCATCGACGTGCGCTGGAAGCACAAGGTGGTCGGTGTGGACAACCGCGCCGACGGCGTGCTGCTGACGGTGCAGACCCCCGACGGCGAGTACCGGCTGCAGGCCGACCACGTCGCCGCCTGCGACGGGTCGCGTTCGGCGGTGCGCCAGCTGCTGGGCCTGGAGAGCCAGGGCCGCGTCTTCCGCGACCGCTTCCTCATCGCCGACGTGAAGATGGCGTTCGACCACCCGGCGGAGCGCTGGTTCTGGTTCGACCCGCCCTTCCACCCGGGGCAGAGTGTTCTGCTGCACAAGCAGCCCGACAACGTCTGGCGCATCGACTTCCAGTTGGGCTGGGACGCCGACCCCGAGGTCGAGAAGCGGCCCGAGAACATCATTCCCCGCGTCAAGGCGCTGCTCGGCGACAAGGTCGAGTTCGAGCTCGAATGGGCCAGCGTCTACACCTTCGCCTGCCAGCGCATGGCACGCTTCCGCCACCGCCGCGTGCTCTTCGCCGGCGACTCGGCGCACGGCGTGTCGCCCTTCGGCGCCCGTGGCGCCAACTCCGGCGTGCAGGACGCCGAGAACCTGGCCTGGAAGCTGGCCGCGGTGCTGCGCGGCGAGGCCGGCGACGCGCTGCTGGACAGCTACGCCCACGAACGCGAGTTCGCCGCCGACGAGAACATCCGCAACTCCAGCCGGTCCACCGACTTCATCACGCCCAAGAGCGAGGTCAGCCGGCTGTTCCGCGACGCGGTGCTGCAGCTGGCGCGGCAGCACGGCTTCGCCCGCCGGCTGGTCAACAGCGGCCGGCTGTCGGTGCCGTGCACGCTGTCGGCCTCGGCGCTGACCACGCCCGACCGGGACGCCTTCGACGCGCCGGTGGTGCCGGGCGCGGCGGCCCTGGATGCGCCGGTGCGGCGCGGCGACGGCAGCGCGGGCTGGCTGCTGCGCGAGCTGGGCCCCGACTTCACCGTGCTGGTCTACGACGGCGACGACGCGCTGACCGCCGAGCTGCGACGCGCGGCGGACGGGTTGACCCGCTCCACCGTGCTGCGCATCGGCTCCGCCCCCGGCGCCGACCTGCACGACGAGCAGGGCCTGGTCGCGCAACGTTATGGCCTGGCCGGCGGCGGCGTGGTGCTGCTGCGCCCCGACCACCACGTCTGCGCCCGCTGGCGCCGGCCGCACGGCGACGACCTGCGCGCCGCCCTGAAGCGCGCGCTGGCCCGCGCCTGA